TGGAAGTAAGTCCGGGGCGAAGGATCGCAACCGCGCGGCGGGGTTTGGGAATCCTTCGGAAGTCTACCTACTTGGAATTGGGAactttgctgctgctccaaaCCGGCGGTTAAGTAGTAATGAGCAGAcaagcgccgccgccgcgatTTGATGAGCCCCGTTTTTCTTCCATCGTGACAGTCGCTGCTCGTATTCACTCATGCGCCAACAACCGCCGGTGGTGGCATACGAGAGTCGGGGTATCAAAGTCACCACCCAAAGTGGAATATGTACCTGGCAGTCAGTTGACGTTCCATGAAGAGTGGTGGGTGACTCCCGAGTCGATGTGGGAACTTTGAGCTCTTGGATTCCAACAACTACCTACGGGACAGCCACATAAAGGTTATGCTGAGATACTGCATGTGTGACTGAGAGATATGAAAGTGTTGAGGATCGCCGTGGTACTCCACGGACGGTATTGAAGTGAGAGGTGGAATTAATCTATTTGCTCCCGATCGTTGATTTCAAGCGTCTGAGATGATGAGGTTTCTCCCTTCTTGCAGCTTGTTTTGGCGCTTTCGTTTTCCCGCTACTTTGAAGGACCTGTCTTTCCATCGGTCGTTTTTTTAATCTTCCTTTTGAATAAGACCCATGGACTGATAGATAATCGGCAAGATGGCGATCCTTCGTACTGAGCGCGGAAGTACCAACACTGATAGTTATCGTATAATCCGAATCCGAGGAAATTCCAAGTCCGCCGATTGCTGTAGACTTGAAGCATTGCAATCACTAAGAGAAGACGGACTACCTCTATCAGCGCGGCCTGTGCACCAGTTTTTGAGCATGGAAGCGAGTGTGCGCAAAGGAAATATGAATATAGAGGCTGctgaggaagtggaagtgacgATGAAGTTGTGGTGTTCCAGTCGTTTTTGAATGTGAAGGCCACAGTGCAATTGAACTATGAGAAAGACTGTGCGTGTGGGGGGTCCACACTCACTGCAGTCAATCCGGCATCAGCGGGCCGGCAACAAGCGTGCCGGACCGGCAGCAGCTCACCGTAAAAGTATCACCGTACCTGACCTTGTGCCAGATCCGGATTCCCAGAAACAGCACATCATTGATCCATCAAATCCACCGAGATCCTGTCCTGAAGCTGATCGCCACAGGCCACCGCCAGGCAACCTTGGCACGTGCTTTCTCGACTTCACAAATCTATACAACAACAAGCGCAATACAAACAGCCATAATAATAGAGATACGCGGTCTAGGGGAAGACCTGAGGCTGCATACTTGAGACAAGGGAGGAGGCCCCTTTGAATACCGAAGAACAGACGAACGACTGCCCCCGCCAAGACCCAAGATAGAAGCTCCAGCGTGCAGACACATGCCAAAAGTTGACCTCGATTTCACGACTTCTCGCTTCTCACCAAACCAAACATCGAAATAGAACATCAAACGACCATATTAAGCATCAGCCCTGTCGCACTTCTCCATCCGGACACCCGCGTCGATTAGATATTCTGCGACATAGTAAAACCAGCAAGAACATTCATCAACGTTGCTGCTGCCCGCGCAGCCATTCGTAATTCCTTCCCTTTGTCCGTGTATCCAAGGCCGTGATACTACACGCCCACCATGGAGTTCAACATCGAGTAAGAGCCAAATCCGAGATGACGCGTTCGCGTTCTTGGTCTGTAAAAAACCAGATAACTAACTTGCCGGCAAACAACAGCGATCTCCCAGTTCTGTTTCCTTACCCAAGGATATATCCAGGTATGTGAGCTCATCCACATTGGTACACCATCACAAGTGCTGACAGACCGACTACACAGAACAATATGCGTACATGGTGGACTTGAAAAGTGAGCATTCAACAAATAGCTCACACTCATCACACGTCCactgaccaccaccactccccaCAGAAACCCTCGATGCAGGCGGGAACTGTGTCCTGGAAATGCCTTCGGGCACCGGCAAGACCGTCACCCTTTTGTCACTCATCGTCGCCTACCAGCAATACTACCCAGAGCACCGGAAGCTGATCTACTGCTCGCGAACAATGTCCGAAATCGAAAAGGCCCTCGTTGAGCTGAGAGCACTCATGAAGTTCCGAGCCGAGCGGCTGGGGCACGAAGAAGAGTTTCGCGGTCTCGGTCTGACAAGTCGAAAGAACCTGTGTCTGCATCCCTCGGTCAAGCGGGAGAAGAGCGGTGCCATTGTCGACGCGAGGTGTCGCAGCTTGACGGCCGGCTTCgtcaaggagaagagggaaaagggggagaaTGTGGAGACGTGCGTCTACCACGACAATCTCGACCTTCTAGAACCGCATAACTTGATCCCTAACGGAATTTGGACACTGGATGGCCTGATGAGGTATggcgaggaaaagaaacagTGTCCTTATTTCACTGCCAGGAGGATGGTAGGTCTCTTCTCAACACCCCAGGATGCGGATGTAATAGCTCGAGATGCCATACATACTAACAGCTCATATGTAGATGCAACACTGCAACGTCATCATCTACTCCTATCACTACCTCCTAGACCCCAAGATCGCCGAGCGCGTGTCCAAGGATCTATCCAAGGACTGCATCGTCGTCTTTGACGAGGCTCACAACATCGACAACGTCTGCATCGAGTCTCTAAGTACCGACATCACCCAGGACTCACTGATGAGGGCAACCAGGGGTGCTCAGAACTTGGAGGCCAAAATCAGCGAGATGAAGGACTCTGATCAAGAGAAACTTCAGTCCGAGTACGAAAAGCTAGTCGAAGGACTCAAGGGTCTAGATGAAGGGCGACAGGAGGATGCTTTTATGGCTAACCCAACACTACCCGACGATCTGCTCAAGGAGGCTGTCCCCGGCAATATCAGGCGAGCCGAGCACTTCGTTGCCTTCCTCCGGAGATTCATCGAATACCTCAAGACCCGCATGAAGGTCCGCCAGGTCATCTCCgaaacaccaccatccttcCTCGCCCACCTGAAAGAATACACCTTCATCGAGAAGAAACCGCTCCGGTTCTGCGCCGAGCGTCTAACCTCGCTAGTACGGACCCTCGAGCTCACCAACATTGAAGACTACCGGCCACTCCAAGAAGTAGCCACCTTTGCAACCCTCGTCGCCACCTACGAAAAGGGCTTCCTACTGATCCTCGAGCCCTACGAATCCGACACGGCCAAGACCCCGAACCCAGTCCTGCACTTCACCTGCCTCGacgccgccatcgccatcaagCCCGTCTTCGACCGATTCAGctccgtcatcatcacctccgGTACCATTTCCCCCCTTGAAATGTACCCCAAAATGCTCAACTTCGAAACCGTCGTGCAGGAATCCTACGCCATGACCCTCGCCCGCCGCTCTTTCCTCCCCATGATCGTCACCCGCGGCTCCGACCAGgcctccatctccacctccttccAAGTCCGCAACGAGCCCAGCGTCGTGCGCAACTACGGCAATCTCCTGACCGAGTTCGCCCGCATCACGCCCGACGGCATGGtcgtcttctttccctcgtACTTGTACATGgaatccatcatctccatgtGGCAAGGCATGGGCATCCTCGACGAAGTGTGGAAGCACAAACTCATTCTGGTCGAAACCCCAGACGCGCAAGAAACCTCGCTAGCGCTCGAGACGTACCGCACCGCCTGTTGCAACGGCCGCGGCGCCATCTTGCTCTGCGTCGCGCGCGGTAAAGTGTCCGAAGGCATCGACTTTGACCACCAGTACGGCCGCACCGTGCTCTGTATTGGCGTGCCCTTCCAGTACACCGAGTCGCGCATCCTCAAGGCCCGCTTGGAGTTCCTGCGCGAAACGTACCGCATCCGCGAAAACGACTTTCTCTCTTTCGACGCCATGCGCCACGCCGCGCAGTGTCTGGGGCGCGTCTTGCGCGGAAAAGACGACTACGGAGTCATGGTGCTGGCGGACCGGCGCTTCATGAAGAAGCGCGCGCAGCTGCCCAAGTGGATTAACCAAGCTTTCTTGGAAGCGAACACGAATCTGAGCACGGATATGGCGGTGGGGAATGCGCGGGCGTTCTTGAAGCAGATGGCGCAGCCGTTTAGTGCCAAGGATCAGGAGGGCGTGAGTATTTGGGGAATGGAGGACCTCAAGAGGCATCAGGAGAAGATGGCGGAGGATATGATTGTGGAGCTGAAGAcggcgagggaggaggaggaaagggagaggaagaggagggaggaggaggagaggaggaggttcgaggaggagagagataGGGTTAGTGATTACGagatggatgaggatgatgaggcgGAGATGATGGCGCTGGATGCGAGGATTGGTTAGTTGTCACTTTGAGTGGGATAGAGTAGATGAAGTGAATGAGATTATGGTTTGTGGAGCTATGACTGTGATTGGATTGACCTGCGGTAACTCATCACCATATCACTGTTAACCAACAATCATTGATATCAATAATCCCAAGCTAGCTCTGGTTAACAGACTACCTATCTATGCTAAACTCGC
The Neurospora crassa OR74A linkage group II, whole genome shotgun sequence DNA segment above includes these coding regions:
- a CDS encoding DNA repair helicase RAD3 — encoded protein: MEFNIDDLPVLFPYPRIYPEQYAYMVDLKKTLDAGGNCVLEMPSGTGKTVTLLSLIVAYQQYYPEHRKLIYCSRTMSEIEKALVELRALMKFRAERLGHEEEFRGLGLTSRKNLCLHPSVKREKSGAIVDARCRSLTAGFVKEKREKGENVETCVYHDNLDLLEPHNLIPNGIWTLDGLMRYGEEKKQCPYFTARRMMQHCNVIIYSYHYLLDPKIAERVSKDLSKDCIVVFDEAHNIDNVCIESLSTDITQDSLMRATRGAQNLEAKISEMKDSDQEKLQSEYEKLVEGLKGLDEGRQEDAFMANPTLPDDLLKEAVPGNIRRAEHFVAFLRRFIEYLKTRMKVRQVISETPPSFLAHLKEYTFIEKKPLRFCAERLTSLVRTLELTNIEDYRPLQEVATFATLVATYEKGFLLILEPYESDTAKTPNPVLHFTCLDAAIAIKPVFDRFSSVIITSGTISPLEMYPKMLNFETVVQESYAMTLARRSFLPMIVTRGSDQASISTSFQVRNEPSVVRNYGNLLTEFARITPDGMVVFFPSYLYMESIISMWQGMGILDEVWKHKLILVETPDAQETSLALETYRTACCNGRGAILLCVARGKVSEGIDFDHQYGRTVLCIGVPFQYTESRILKARLEFLRETYRIRENDFLSFDAMRHAAQCLGRVLRGKDDYGVMVLADRRFMKKRAQLPKWINQAFLEANTNLSTDMAVGNARAFLKQMAQPFSAKDQEGVSIWGMEDLKRHQEKMAEDMIVELKTAREEEERERKRREEEERRRFEEERDRVSDYEMDEDDEAEMMALDARIG